The sequence below is a genomic window from Streptomyces sp. NBC_00289.
GGCGTCCACCCCCCCGGGGGTGAGCTCGCGGACCCGCGCGGCGACGTTCCCGGCGCGGTAGTCGACGGGGGTGACGCCCCGCTCCCGCAGGGCGTCGTGGTGACGGGGGGATGCCGTACCGATGACCTTCGCGCCCGCGGCGAGGGCGAGCTGGACCAGGACCGAGCCGACCCCGCCGTTGGCGCCGTGCACCAGGACGGTCTGCCCGGCGCGGACCCGGGCCTTGCGGTGCAGCATCTGCCAGGCGGTGATGCCGTTGACGACCAGGGTCTCCGCCTCCGCCGCGCCGACGCCGTCGGGTACGGCCACCACGTCGGCCGCGTCGACGAGCACGTGGCTGGCCCAGCCGCCGGTCTTGACCAGGGCGGCCACCCGGGTGCCGGCCAGGCCCGGCTCGACGCCCTCGCCGGTCGACAGGACCGTGCCGACCAGGTCGTAGCCCGGTACGAAGGGGAACGGGGGCTGGTCGTAGTAGCGGCCGCGGCGCATCTGCTGCTCGGCGAAGGAGACGCCGGTCGCCTCCATCCGGATCACGACCTGTCCGGGGCCGGCGGCGGGGACGGCTCCGTGCCGGATCTCCAGCCCGTCCGGCTCGACCTTGCCCGGCAGGACGACCTCGACGAGTCCTTCGGCGTTCATGACGACCTCCATGGGGTTACCGCTGCTTGCGTTCGTTATAAGTTCTAACGCCTCGCCGTCCGGACTGTCAATATCTTTCGTGATAGCCTCTAACTAAATCTTGAAGCTCTAGGGTTCAGCCGCAGGACGACGGAAGGTGGCAGGCCATGCCGGAGACGGGCACGACGACCCCGCGCGAGCGCTACCGCGCCCAGGTCCGCACCGAGGTCAAGGAGCGCGCGTGGGAGCAGATCGCCACCGCGGGGGCCTCGGCGCTCTCCCTGAACGCCATCGCCCGACAGATGGGCATGAGCGGGCCCGCGCTCTACAGGTACTTCGCCGGCCGCGACGAACTGATCACCGAACTCATCAGGGACGCCTACCGAAGCCTCGCCGACACCTTTCGCGCCGCTTCCGCCTCCGGCCCCGACGTGACGGCACTGGCCCACGCCCTGCGCGGCTGGGCCCTGGACGACCCGCACCGCTACTTCCTCGTCTACGGCACCCCCGTCCCCGGCTACCACGCGCCCGACGACGTCACCACGATCGCGTCCGAGATCATGGCGGCCCTCCTCGACGCCTGCACCGCACTGCCGTCGGTCGGGGCGGACGGCCCGGTGACACCGTTCGACGCACACCTCGAAGGCCACCGGCAGTGGGCGGACGACCACCCCGCCCCGTCCGCGGCCCTGAGCCGGGCCCTGAGCTTCTGGACCCGGCTGCACGGCGTCCTGTCACTGGAACTCGCGGGCCACTTCACCGGGATGGGCTTCGACCCGGCCCAGCTCTTCGCCGCCGAACTGGACGCACTGACCGGCCCACCGGCCAACTGACCGCTCCACCCCCGACCTCGCGTGGCGACGGCGGGGTCAGAACCGGTCGGGCGGGCCGTCGAGGCTCTGTTCCGTCCAGATCGTCTTGCCCTCGGCGGTGGGGCGGGTGCCCCACCGCTGGGTCAGCTGGGCCACCAGGAGCAGCCCCCGGCCCCCCTCGTCGAAGGTGCGGGCGCGGCGCATGTGGGGTGCCGTGTTGCTGGCGTCGGAGACCTCGCAGATGAGGCTCCTGTCGTGGATGAGGCGTAGTTGGATCGGCGGCCGGGCGTGCCGGATGGCGTTGGTGACCAGTTCGCTGACGATCAGTTCGGTGACGAAGGCGGCCTCGTTGAGCCCCCATTCCTCCAGCCGGGCGACGGCGTTCTTGCGGGCCACGGCGACGGCGGCCGGGTCGGGAGCGATCGTCCAGGCGGCGACCCGGTCGGCGTCGAGCGCCCGGGTGCGGGCGACGAGCAGGGCGACGTCGTCGACGGGCCGCCCGGGCAGCGTGGCGGCGAGCGCCGCGTCGCACAGCACGTCCAGCGGCGCGGTGGGCCGGGCGAGGGACCGGCACAGGCGGGAGACGCCCTCGTCGACGTCCTTGTCACGGGCCTGGATCAGGCCGTCGGTGTAGAGGGCGAGCAGACTGCCCTCCCGCAGTTCGATCTCCGCCGACTCGAAGGGAAGACCGCCCAGGCCGAGCGGCGGCCCCGCCGGAAGCTCCAGCAGTTCCACGGAACCGTCGGGGCTCACCACGACCGGCAGGGGATGGCCGGCCCGGGCGAGGGTGCAGCGGCGGGAAACGGGGTCGTACACGGCGTACAGGCAGGTCGCGCCGACATCTCCCGCGGTCTCCGCGTTCCCGGCCGTCCCGTCGGTGCCCTCCGTCTCGGTGGCCAGACGGCCGACCATGTCGTCGAGGTGGGTGAGCAGTTCGTCGGGCGGCAGATCGATGTCGGCGAGGGTGCGTACGGCGGTGCGCAGCCGCCCCATCGTCGCGGAGGCGTGGATGCCGTGGCCGACGACGTCGCCGACGACCAGCGCCACCCTGGCTCCGGAGAGCGGGATCACGTCGAACCAGTCTCCGCCCACACCGGCCTGGGCACCCGCGGGAAGGTAGCGGGACGCGACCTCCACCGCGGACTGCTCGGGCAGCCCCTGCGGCAGCAGGCTGCGCTGCAGGGTGACCGCCGTGGCACGTTCGCGGGTGTAGCGCCGGGCGTTGTCGATACAGATCGCCGCCCGGGACGCGAGTTCCTCGGCCAGTACGAGATCGTCCTGCTGGAACGGGTCGGGGTGCCGGTGACGGATGAAGACGGCGACGCCCAGGGTGGTTCCGCGCGCCGCCAGCGGCACCGCCATCACCGAGTGGAAGCCGAACTCCCGGACACGGGCAGCCCTCAGCGGCCTTTCGGCAAGCCATCGGACGATCGCGGGGTCGTCGACCTGGTGCAGCACCGCACGCCCCGACCGCAGGCTCGCGACCAGCGGGGAACCGTCGGGATACTCCTCCACGTCGCCGAGTTCGACGGCCGCCTCGGGGATGCCCGCGAGCACGGACTGGTGGGCGATGCGCCGCAGCGGGACGGAGGCTCCCGCCGCCAGCGCCCGCACGAACTGCCCGGGCGCCTCCGCCACCGCGTCCACGTCGTGGGA
It includes:
- a CDS encoding medium chain dehydrogenase/reductase family protein, giving the protein MNAEGLVEVVLPGKVEPDGLEIRHGAVPAAGPGQVVIRMEATGVSFAEQQMRRGRYYDQPPFPFVPGYDLVGTVLSTGEGVEPGLAGTRVAALVKTGGWASHVLVDAADVVAVPDGVGAAEAETLVVNGITAWQMLHRKARVRAGQTVLVHGANGGVGSVLVQLALAAGAKVIGTASPRHHDALRERGVTPVDYRAGNVAARVRELTPGGVDAVFDHVGGPGLVDSWRLLAPGGTLVSYGSASTRDDEGSKQWPVLKLLGRVWLWNALPNRRSAYFFNVWAGRALARNRFRARLRADLTQVFAALQRGDVTAQIATRLPLVRAGDALRLAESGTVAGKIVLHP
- a CDS encoding TetR/AcrR family transcriptional regulator; translation: MPETGTTTPRERYRAQVRTEVKERAWEQIATAGASALSLNAIARQMGMSGPALYRYFAGRDELITELIRDAYRSLADTFRAASASGPDVTALAHALRGWALDDPHRYFLVYGTPVPGYHAPDDVTTIASEIMAALLDACTALPSVGADGPVTPFDAHLEGHRQWADDHPAPSAALSRALSFWTRLHGVLSLELAGHFTGMGFDPAQLFAAELDALTGPPAN
- a CDS encoding SpoIIE family protein phosphatase, which produces MEQRPLGDQGARRVQDVVGEALTARVGVDDQGTVTGWNEGAQRLLGYTSAQVVGRPAAALLAERRAASDLPSLARLPRWHGALALRHRDGHRVEATVLAHHRMPADGRAAWLLLSPLTGQEPLPADEDLVSRSFRQSPTCAQALYDTRLRLRRANQAMELSVALTERDMLGLRVGEIVDNEAGKLAEEDMLRVLETGEPHYRENYLRAAGENREHAWSVVVAPLRDGDGRIQGVSLTAHDITEQHWARKRLQLIAEVGRRIGSTLDVPRTAQEMTDVAVPEFADFATVDLLPDLDDEGASHDVDAVAEAPGQFVRALAAGASVPLRRIAHQSVLAGIPEAAVELGDVEEYPDGSPLVASLRSGRAVLHQVDDPAIVRWLAERPLRAARVREFGFHSVMAVPLAARGTTLGVAVFIRHRHPDPFQQDDLVLAEELASRAAICIDNARRYTRERATAVTLQRSLLPQGLPEQSAVEVASRYLPAGAQAGVGGDWFDVIPLSGARVALVVGDVVGHGIHASATMGRLRTAVRTLADIDLPPDELLTHLDDMVGRLATETEGTDGTAGNAETAGDVGATCLYAVYDPVSRRCTLARAGHPLPVVVSPDGSVELLELPAGPPLGLGGLPFESAEIELREGSLLALYTDGLIQARDKDVDEGVSRLCRSLARPTAPLDVLCDAALAATLPGRPVDDVALLVARTRALDADRVAAWTIAPDPAAVAVARKNAVARLEEWGLNEAAFVTELIVSELVTNAIRHARPPIQLRLIHDRSLICEVSDASNTAPHMRRARTFDEGGRGLLLVAQLTQRWGTRPTAEGKTIWTEQSLDGPPDRF